A window from Salvia miltiorrhiza cultivar Shanhuang (shh) chromosome 2, IMPLAD_Smil_shh, whole genome shotgun sequence encodes these proteins:
- the LOC131009090 gene encoding citrate synthase, glyoxysomal-like, with translation MDGVDHSTLARGRLAVLSAHLSASFDQSGAGILESSGCSAVVAPPPYLKGSLTLIDERTGNKYQVQVSEEGTVKATDLKKITTGKNDKGLKLYDPGYLNTAPVRSSICYIDGDEGILRYRGYPIEELAEGSSFLEVAYLLMYGNLPSEGQLADWEFSISQHSAVPQGVLDIIQAMPHDAHPMGVLVSAMSALSVFHPDANPALRGQDIYKSKQVRDKQIVRILGKAPTIAAAAYLRMAGRPPVLPSSNLSYSENFLYMLDSLGNRSYKPNPRLARTLDILFILHAEHEMNCSTAAARHLASSGVDVYTALAGAVGALYGPLHGGANEAVLKMLSDIGSVENIPDFIEGVKNRKRKMSGFGHRVYKNYDPRAKVIKKLAEEVFSIVGRDPLIEVAIALEKAALSDEYFVKRKLYPNVDFYSGLIYRAMGFPTEFFPVLFAIPRMAGYLSHWRESLDDPDTKIMRPAQVYTGVWLRQYMPLQERKISREEDKLGQVAVSNATRRRLAGSGA, from the exons ATGGACGGTGTCGATCATTCAACACTTGCTCGAGGCCGCTTGGCGGTGCTCTCAGCTCACCTCTCAGCTTCATTTGATCAATCCGGCGCCGGAATTCTGGAATCCTCTGGCTGTTCCGCCGTCGTGGCACCGCCGCCGTATCTGAAGGGATCGTTAACTCTAATTGATGAGCGTACTGGCAACAAGTACCAGGTTCAGGTCTCCGAGGAAGGCACCGTCAAAGCCACCGACCTCAAAAAG ATAACCACCGGAAAGAATGACAAGGGGCTCAAGCTTTATGATCCAGGATACCTTAACACTGCCCCAGTGCGGTCATCGATCTGCTATATTGATGGAGATGAAGGGATTCTTAGATACAGGGGTTATCCGATTGAGGAGCTGGCTGAGGGGAGTTCCTTTCTGGAAGTGGCTTATCTTTTGA TGTATGGAAATTTACCATCTGAAGGTCAGTTGGCAGATTGGGAGTTTTCCATCTCACAGCATTCAGCTGTTCCTCAAGGAGTATTG GACATCATACAAGCAATGCCCCATGATGCTCACCCAATGGGTGTTCTTGTTAGTGCTATGAGTGCCCTTTCAGTCTTTCATCCAGACGCAAATCCAGCTTTACGA GGCCAAGATATATACAAGTCTAAGCAAGTGAGAGACAAACAAATTGTCCGCATACTTGGGAAG GCTCCAACAATTGCTGCAGCTGCTTATTTGAGAATGGCAGGGAGGCCACCTGTCCTTCCGTCCAGCAACCTCTCATACTCAGAGAACTTCTTATATATGCTTGATTCATT GGGCAATAGGTCTTATAAACCAAATCCTCGGCTTGCTCGTACATTGGATATTCTTTTCATATTACATGCAGAACATGAGATGAATTGCTCCACTGCAGCTGCAAGGCACCTTGCTTCAAG TGGTGTTGATGTGTATACAGCCCTTGCTGGTGCAGTTGGAGCTCTCTATGGTCCTCTTCATGGTGGAGCAAATGAG GCTGTGCTTAAGATGTTGAGTGATATTGGAAGCGTAGAGAATATTCCTGATTTCATCGAAGGTGTAAAGAACAG GAAGCGTAAGATGTCTGGTTTTGGGCACCGTGTTTATAAGAACTATGATCCGCGAGCGAAGGTCATCAAGAAACTTGCCGAGGAAGTATTTTCAATTGTTGGCAGGGATCCTCTTATAGAG GTGGCCATAGCCTTGGAAAAAGCTGCACTATCTGATGAGTACTTTGTGAAGAGGAAGTTGTATCCTAATGTTGACTTTTATTCTGGCTTAATATACAG GGCTATGGGTTTCCCAACCGAGTTTTTTCCTGTTTTGTTTGCAATTCCTCGAATGGCTGGCTATCTATCTCATTGGCGAGAGTCCCTGGATGATCCTGATACAAAGATAATGAGACCAGCACAG GTGTACACTGGCGTCTGGCTACGGCAATACATGCCATTACAAGAACGGAAGATTTCCAGAGAAGAAGATAAACTTGGTCAGGtggcagtctccaacgcaacgaGGAGGCGTTTGGCTGGTTCTGGAGCATAG
- the LOC131009089 gene encoding ubiquinone biosynthesis O-methyltransferase, mitochondrial isoform X2: protein MMSKHILARLRPLTRPACRSSQPANYTTHEFHHKLQSRRYSDSPLPSPAAPAPTPPPSAKIYSKSSLNEAELKKFAAISETWWDAEGPFKPLHVMNPTRLAFIRSMLCRHFGKDPSCSRPFEGLKFVDVGCGGGILSEPLARMGAHVTGVDAVEKNIKIAQLHADLDPTTSSIDYLCTTAEKLVEEQRKFDAVLALEVIEHVADPADFCKSLSALTESGGATLISTINRSMRAYATAIVVAEYVLRWLPAGTHDWSSFLTPEELVLILQRASISVQEMAGFVYNPLTGRWSLSDDIGVNFIAYGTKNHE, encoded by the exons ATGATGTCTAAGCATATTCTAGCCCGACTCCGACCCCTAACCCGGCCCGCTTGTCGTAGTTCACAGCCCGCGAACTACACGACCCATGAATTTCATCATAAGCTCCAAAGTCGGCGTTACTCGGATTCTCCGCTTCCATCTCCGGCCGCTCCGGCTCCTACTCCTCCACCGTCGGCTAAGATATATTCAAAAAGCTCTTTGAATGAAGCTGAGCTGAAGAAGTTCGCCGCCATTTCTGAGACatg GTGGGATGCTGAAGGACCGTTCAAGCCATTGCATGTGATGAATCCGACGAGACTTGCGTTTATTAGGTCCATGTTGTGCCGGCATTTTGG GAAGGATCCAAGCTGTTCGAGGCCATTTGAAGGATTGAAGTTTGTGGATGTTGGTTGTGGAGGAGGGATTCTATCTGAG CCTTTAGCTCGCATGGGCGCACATGTTACAGGAGTTGATGCTGTGGAAAAGAATATCAAGATTGCCCAGCTTCATGCG GATTTGGATCCAACAACTTCCTCTATTGACTATCTTTGTACAACAGCTG aaaaattggtggaagaGCAGAGGAAATTTGATGCTGTACTTGCACTTGAG GTAATCGAGCATGTGGCAGATCCTGCTGATTTCTGCAAATCGCTGTCAGCTTTGACCGAATCTGGTGGAGCTACTCTGATCTCAACGATAAATCGATCAATGAGAGCATATGCAACAGCTATCGTTGTGGCAGAATATGTCTTACGTTGG CTACCAGCGGGCACACATGACTGGTCGAGCTTTCTCACCCCAGAAGAGCTAGTCCTAATTCTTCAGCGAGCTTCAATTTCT GTCCAAGAGATGGCTGGGTTCGTCTACAACCCACTGACAGGGCGATGGTCTCTCTCTGATGATATCGGTGTAAATTTCATTGCATACGGTACAAAGAACCACGAATAG
- the LOC131009089 gene encoding ubiquinone biosynthesis O-methyltransferase, mitochondrial isoform X1: MMSKHILARLRPLTRPACRSSQPANYTTHEFHHKLQSRRYSDSPLPSPAAPAPTPPPSAKIYSKSSLNEAELKKFAAISETWWDAEGPFKPLHVMNPTRLAFIRSMLCRHFGKDPSCSRPFEGLKFVDVGCGGGILSEPLARMGAHVTGVDAVEKNIKIAQLHADLDPTTSSIDYLCTTAGICRTYVFTVKKNWWKSRGNLMLYLHLRCTPDCLHAIQVIEHVADPADFCKSLSALTESGGATLISTINRSMRAYATAIVVAEYVLRWLPAGTHDWSSFLTPEELVLILQRASISVQEMAGFVYNPLTGRWSLSDDIGVNFIAYGTKNHE; this comes from the exons ATGATGTCTAAGCATATTCTAGCCCGACTCCGACCCCTAACCCGGCCCGCTTGTCGTAGTTCACAGCCCGCGAACTACACGACCCATGAATTTCATCATAAGCTCCAAAGTCGGCGTTACTCGGATTCTCCGCTTCCATCTCCGGCCGCTCCGGCTCCTACTCCTCCACCGTCGGCTAAGATATATTCAAAAAGCTCTTTGAATGAAGCTGAGCTGAAGAAGTTCGCCGCCATTTCTGAGACatg GTGGGATGCTGAAGGACCGTTCAAGCCATTGCATGTGATGAATCCGACGAGACTTGCGTTTATTAGGTCCATGTTGTGCCGGCATTTTGG GAAGGATCCAAGCTGTTCGAGGCCATTTGAAGGATTGAAGTTTGTGGATGTTGGTTGTGGAGGAGGGATTCTATCTGAG CCTTTAGCTCGCATGGGCGCACATGTTACAGGAGTTGATGCTGTGGAAAAGAATATCAAGATTGCCCAGCTTCATGCG GATTTGGATCCAACAACTTCCTCTATTGACTATCTTTGTACAACAGCTGGTATATGTCGTACTTATGTGTTCACTGTGAAG aaaaattggtggaagaGCAGAGGAAATTTGATGCTGTACTTGCACTTGAG ATGCACACCTGATTGTTTACATGCTATCCAGGTAATCGAGCATGTGGCAGATCCTGCTGATTTCTGCAAATCGCTGTCAGCTTTGACCGAATCTGGTGGAGCTACTCTGATCTCAACGATAAATCGATCAATGAGAGCATATGCAACAGCTATCGTTGTGGCAGAATATGTCTTACGTTGG CTACCAGCGGGCACACATGACTGGTCGAGCTTTCTCACCCCAGAAGAGCTAGTCCTAATTCTTCAGCGAGCTTCAATTTCT GTCCAAGAGATGGCTGGGTTCGTCTACAACCCACTGACAGGGCGATGGTCTCTCTCTGATGATATCGGTGTAAATTTCATTGCATACGGTACAAAGAACCACGAATAG
- the LOC131009091 gene encoding pentatricopeptide repeat-containing protein At2g01860, translated as MESLICYTSSHPFHCSRFSHGVTFASRSRTKKHNHKKLQLPKNLRHRRHTEAPPDFHPPIHRVEDPDGCDEIDGSDSYDGNISWEPDEIEAISSLFQGRVPQKPGNLDRQRPLPLPLPHKIRPLGVPTPKKLIRTHVAVSRQPVSNQIYKNPSFLIGLAREIKSLPPDDNVSTVLNQWSRLLRKGSLSLTVRELGHMGLPGRALHVLCWAQNQPHLFPDDRTLASTVEVMARAHELKMPFELDKFLSLASQSVYEAVVRGFVRGGNTRLACRLLSAAKKSKRVLSPSVYAKVILELGKCPDKRMLALPLLEELARREDLVLSQQDCTAIMKVCTRLGKFDVVEALYDWVKESGRIPGVVMYTALIHSRFVEGRYRDAMAVVWEMEASNCPIDLPAYRVLMRLFVASNDLSRAGRYFAKLKECGFAPTYDIYRGVIGIFMASGRLAKCKEICREAEMAGFKIEMERMM; from the coding sequence ATGGAGAGCTTAATCTGCTACACGTCTTCCCATCCGTTCCACTGCAGCAGATTTTCACACGGAGTAACATTCGCATCGCGCTCCCGCACCAAAAAACACAACCACAAAAAGCTGCAGCTTCCGAAGAACCTTCGCCATCGCCGGCACACTGAGGCTCCGCCGGACTTCCACCCTCCGATTCATCGCGTCGAGGATCCCGACGGTTGTGATGAAATCGATGGTAGTGATAGTTATGATGGAAATATATCATGGGAGCCAGATGAAATCGAGGCCATTTCATCCCTTTTCCAAGGCAGAGTCCCTCAGAAGCCCGGAAATTTGGACAGGCAGCGGCCTCTGCCTCTCCCGCTTCCTCACAAGATTCGACCTTTGGGAGTTCCCACGCCCAAGAAACTGATTAGAACTCATGTTGCTGTTTCAAGGCAGCCTGTGTCGAATCAGATTTACAAGAACCCGTCTTTCTTGATCGGTTTAGCCAGGGAGATCAAGAGCCTCCCCCCTGATGACAATGTGTCCACAGTTCTCAACCAATGGAGCCGGCTTCTCCGAAAAGGGTCGTTGTCGCTGACAGTGAGGGAGTTGGGGCATATGGGACTTCCCGGCCGAGCCTTACATGTGCTCTGCTGGGCTCAGAACCAGCCTCATCTCTTCCCCGATGATCGGACCCTTGCCTCCACGGTTGAGGTCATGGCAAGGGCGCACGAGTTGAAGATGCCGTTTGAGTTGGATAAGTTCCTGAGCTTGGCCAGCCAGAGCGTCTACGAGGCAGTTGTGAGAGGTTTCGTGAGAGGAGGGAACACCAGGCTCGCCTGCAGGCTTCTGTCAGCTGCTAAGAAAAGCAAGAGAGTGTTGAGCCCCAGCGTGTATGCTAAAGTGATTCTTGAACTCGGGAAGTGCCCTGATAAGAGGATGCTCGCGCTGCCATTGCTGGAGGAGCTCGCGAGGAGGGAGGATCTCGTGCTGAGCCAGCAGGACTGCACGGCTATCATGAAAGTCTGCACGAGGCTGGGGAAGTTTGACGTTGTGGAGGCGCTGTATGATTGGGTGAAGGAGTCCGGTAGGATTCCCGGTGTGGTGATGTACACGGCTCTGATCCACAGCCGGTTTGTGGAGGGTAGGTATAGGGATGCAATGGCTGTTGTCTGGGAGATGGAGGCCTCGAATTGCCCGATTGATCTCCCAGCGTATCGCGTATTGATGAGGCTTTTTGTTGCTTCCAATGATCTGTCGAGGGCTGGGAGATACTTTGCTAAACTGAAGGAGTGTGGTTTTGCTCCGACGTATGATATTTACAGGGGAGTGATTGGGATTTTCATGGCTTCTGGGAGGCTTGCCAAGTGTAAGGAAATATGCCGTGAGGCTGAGATGGCCGGATTCAAGATAGAGATGGAGAGAATGATGTAG
- the LOC131009089 gene encoding ubiquinone biosynthesis O-methyltransferase, mitochondrial isoform X3 — protein sequence MMSKHILARLRPLTRPACRSSQPANYTTHEFHHKLQSRRYSDSPLPSPAAPAPTPPPSAKIYSKSSLNEAELKKFAAISETWWDAEGPFKPLHVMNPTRLAFIRSMLCRHFGKDPSCSRPFEGLKFVDVGCGGGILSEPLARMGAHVTGVDAVEKNIKIAQLHAKNWWKSRGNLMLYLHLRCTPDCLHAIQVIEHVADPADFCKSLSALTESGGATLISTINRSMRAYATAIVVAEYVLRWLPAGTHDWSSFLTPEELVLILQRASISVQEMAGFVYNPLTGRWSLSDDIGVNFIAYGTKNHE from the exons ATGATGTCTAAGCATATTCTAGCCCGACTCCGACCCCTAACCCGGCCCGCTTGTCGTAGTTCACAGCCCGCGAACTACACGACCCATGAATTTCATCATAAGCTCCAAAGTCGGCGTTACTCGGATTCTCCGCTTCCATCTCCGGCCGCTCCGGCTCCTACTCCTCCACCGTCGGCTAAGATATATTCAAAAAGCTCTTTGAATGAAGCTGAGCTGAAGAAGTTCGCCGCCATTTCTGAGACatg GTGGGATGCTGAAGGACCGTTCAAGCCATTGCATGTGATGAATCCGACGAGACTTGCGTTTATTAGGTCCATGTTGTGCCGGCATTTTGG GAAGGATCCAAGCTGTTCGAGGCCATTTGAAGGATTGAAGTTTGTGGATGTTGGTTGTGGAGGAGGGATTCTATCTGAG CCTTTAGCTCGCATGGGCGCACATGTTACAGGAGTTGATGCTGTGGAAAAGAATATCAAGATTGCCCAGCTTCATGCG aaaaattggtggaagaGCAGAGGAAATTTGATGCTGTACTTGCACTTGAG ATGCACACCTGATTGTTTACATGCTATCCAGGTAATCGAGCATGTGGCAGATCCTGCTGATTTCTGCAAATCGCTGTCAGCTTTGACCGAATCTGGTGGAGCTACTCTGATCTCAACGATAAATCGATCAATGAGAGCATATGCAACAGCTATCGTTGTGGCAGAATATGTCTTACGTTGG CTACCAGCGGGCACACATGACTGGTCGAGCTTTCTCACCCCAGAAGAGCTAGTCCTAATTCTTCAGCGAGCTTCAATTTCT GTCCAAGAGATGGCTGGGTTCGTCTACAACCCACTGACAGGGCGATGGTCTCTCTCTGATGATATCGGTGTAAATTTCATTGCATACGGTACAAAGAACCACGAATAG